The Deinococcus radiopugnans ATCC 19172 nucleotide sequence CAGCTCATTCCCGGCAACAGTCTGATCACCGCCACTCCCGACGAGGGCCGCCTGCTAGCCGTTCGCATGGCCCAACTGGTGATCAAGTTCACCCAGCCGGACGAGAAGGTACGCGAGTTGATCAGGCCCGGTTACTCCACCAACGCCGCCGATCTGATCGCCATCACGCAGACCGTGGCGTTGGAATTCGCCACCATCGCCGCCGCGAACCATTACTGGCGTCCGGCCACCTCCACAGCGCAGAGCTGAGCTGGACCTCACGCCGGGGACATGACGTGAATCTGTCCCCGGATTGAATTCAGGGTGGGCCTGTGGGAAGAAACATCTTCTGGCAGGCCCACAGGGAGGGGACCGATGACTGTCAAGTTCAACCGTGGGCAATTCAGGTTCTACCCCAGCAACCGGCTCGTGGGCATGGTTGACGGCGCGGACACTGTGCAGGTTCTGCTGGATGACCTGCTGGCCCTGAAGCTTCAGAAGAGTGATCTGGGCGTGCTATGCGGCGACGCGGGCCTGCGCTGGCTGGACGATGACGGCAGCCGCCACGGGCTGCTGGGGCGCTTCGTCCGCTGGACCCAGTTCCTGACCGACGAGCGTGCGGAACTGCGCCAGTACGAGGATGCGGTAGCATCTGGTCTGTTTCTGGTGGCCGCCCAGTTACCGCACCAGAGCGCCGTGTATATCAACGCCCTGACCGCTTATCAGCGGGCCAAAGCCAGTCTCATCCGGTATTTCGGGCCCCTGGTGATCGAGGCGCTGGATTACTGATCCGTGCGTAAGTAGGTAGCATACGGTATGACGGTTTCCTTGTGGCGGCCCAGCCGCCTCACGCGTGCCCAACAGGAAGAACGGCGCCTGGCCGCCCAGTCCGCCCTCACGGATCCCAGGCGCACGACCCATGACCTGGCCCAGCAGTTCGGCGTGGCCGAGGTCACGGTCCGGGCGTGGCGTGCTCGGCTGCACCGCGATGGTGAGGAAGCGCTGCGCGCTTCCCGCGCCACAGGTCGCCCAGAGCGTCTGACCGCAGCGCAGCAGGACGAGATCGGAGCCATGATCGACGGTGACCCCCGTTCGCACGGCTTTGAGACCCGTGGCTGGACGATCCCGAAGATTCGCCACGTGATCGGCATGACCTACGGCGTGTGGCTGGATCGGGCGCACCTCTCGCGGAAACTCCGGCGCTGGGGATTCCCGTACCAGCGGCCCGCACTGCGGGCCGTGGAACGCAACGAAGACGACATCGCCACCTGGGTTCGTGTCCAGGGCGAGGCGCTGGAGAAAAAAAGTCGCTGAGAGCGCCACGCTGGTGTTTCTGGACGAAAGCGGCTTCAGTCTGAAAACGACGAAGGTGCGCACCGGGGGACGGTGTGGGCAGACGCCCATCATTCCCACACAACTCCGCTGGGAACATCTGTCCGTGATCGGCGCCATCACGACAGGTGGACAGTTCCTACATCACACGCACCGCGGCGCAGTGCGTTCACCAGGGGTCGTGACATTCCTGGAGCATATCCTCCGCCATGTCGATGGCGAGGTGATCGTGATCCTGGATCGGGCCATGATTCACCGGGCGAAAGCGGGACAGTCATTCGTGCAGATGCACGAATGACTGTCCTTGGTCTACCTGCCGCCGGATACGCCGGAACTGAACCCCATCGAGCTGATCTGGGCAGATCTCAAACGGAATGTGGTGGAGAACTTTTGCGCGACGTCGGTGAGCGAGTTGAGGAAGCGGTTGACGGTGGGCTGGCAACGCATCCGGCGGAAAGCCCTGCCCCTGGCCCTCATCCGGGGAACACCCTTCACAATCTCGCTATTGACTTAAGCATGGATCAGTAGCTTTGTGGCCAGGCTGGGTCCTAAGGGCATCTTTCCAGCAGAGGCCCACACAAGACCGCGCTCCTGGCCCTCTCCTGACACTGTGCAGTGGCATTTTGAGTAGAGAGCCCACGCCAATGGTGGTGGCGGGGCGAGTCATACGGATTCCGTTTGTTTCGTGTAGAGATCGG carries:
- a CDS encoding hexameric tyrosine-coordinated heme protein; the encoded protein is MTTAEHAQPAAAPMPAAPQLIPGNSLITATPDEGRLLAVRMAQLVIKFTQPDEKVRELIRPGYSTNAADLIAITQTVALEFATIAAANHYWRPATSTAQS
- a CDS encoding winged helix-turn-helix domain-containing protein; translation: MTVSLWRPSRLTRAQQEERRLAAQSALTDPRRTTHDLAQQFGVAEVTVRAWRARLHRDGEEALRASRATGRPERLTAAQQDEIGAMIDGDPRSHGFETRGWTIPKIRHVIGMTYGVWLDRAHLSRKLRRWGFPYQRPALRAVERNEDDIATWVRVQGEALEKKSR